From the Zymoseptoria tritici IPO323 chromosome 2, whole genome shotgun sequence genome, the window AACTCCGACAATACGCCATCAGCCCAAAGGTTGACCGTTGCCGAACTTTGGCAAGGCATCAAGCGCGGAGCGCGCAATCCGAACGATTTCGGCGACTTCGTCAGACATGTTAAGATCCTGGAAGAACATGGCTCATGTCTTACTCGCGAGATGAGTATCGGCGACGGTGCAGTGCATTTGAAGGACGGTGACAGCATTGTGCAAGAGGTTACCGTCGTTCCTCCACTCTACGTAAGTCCTTTCGGGATTTGTGCCGATGCCGGACTCTACTGACGGTCACTCCAGGTCCAGTCTATCACGCGCGGCACTGGAGCAAAGACGATCATGATGGCAGGCCATAGTGCTGACGAAGGCGACGTCGGAGATGGATCCCACAATCCGTACCTTACGTTGATCTACGAGCTGAAAATGGGAGAGCATGGCCCAGCGCCTGATAGCGTGGAGGCCCTCACGATCGAAAAGCACTACAAGGAGCTGGCCGTCAATATGGTTCGAGGGAGCATTGCCAAAATTCGAGCCTGGAAGATGGACGGCAAGCTCGAACAGTGGCGAAGGCAAGACCTTGAGCTGGAAGCTAGCAGGTTGTGACTGGTTTCGGTCGGCGTAGAGAGTTTTAGAAGTTAATCGTGTGTTGTCCAAGTCTGCGCCTTGCTCTCATTCCTCAATTCAGGAGCCATATCTTTGCACCGTAGATCACCATGTTGTTCAAGCGGACAGTTGTAGAGCTGCGTGGACCCATGAGACAGTGCGAGAGGCTGGTAGCTGCCGGAGCCAAAGGATCGTCCTTTGTGATGTGGTCATGTAGAATCGCTCCTGAAGGCAATTGGCTCCAACATCAAACAgcttggaggagggagattgACGGTAGAGACAAGAAATGGCATCAAATAGACGAGTACCAAGTTTGAAAGAACCTAAACTATCGTACATCCCTCAAGAGACCAATATCAATGCTCCAGCACGTACGATACCGACCTGGAACCGACTATTTCGGGCTCGTTGGCTCACTTGCAGAGCATGCCGCCATCCTGAGAATGAAAAGTCAGCCCAAAGGAGCTCGTTCACGCTAAAGAAGAATCAATGAAATACTCACGCTGAGGAGCGTCGTGCCGTTCAGGTACGCTCCAGCGCGGCTTGCCAAAAACAAGACAGCACCAGCGATGTCTTCCGGACTACCGCTCCTCTCGGCGGGACACATCTCCCGCGGCAAAGACCTCGCCCCCTGGAAAGCACCTTCGGATCGACTGTTCGTATATGGCGGGAACATTGCCATGTACGCGCTGTTCATTTCGGTCGGATAGTGTCCAGGGGCGAGACTGTTGACACGAATACGCAGAGAACGCTGTGCGAACTTCGTTGACAGTATCTCCGCAAGCCCCGACGAGGCGGCCTTGGAAGTGCAGTACGCCGTGAGCGTAGGCAACAAGCTGCGGTCGTACGCGGCGGCCGATGTGGTCACCACGATTTGTGAGTCCTGGACGACATTTCCCTGTCTGTTCCCTTTGTCGAGCAGCTCGAGAAAAGCCATGGCTGTGTAGAAGACCGCGGTGGTGTTGACATTCAGGATTTGTGTAAATTCCTGAAGGAGCTCCGGCTTCAGCATCTTGGACTGAAATTGACCCGCGGTACCAGTTTGGACGTTGTCATCCGGATCATGACACACGCCGGTTGTGCCAGCATTGGCAAAGACGACGTTGACGAATCCTTGCTCCTTTtcaacgacggcgacgacgtcgttCAGCGAGTCGACGTCCGTGACATCTCCGACGAGCGGAATGATGGATCCGTTCACTGCACTCTCCGCGGCCTTTTGCAGCGGGTCTGCTCTCCGGCCCACCACGTAGACGGCTTTCGCGCCGTTGGCATCCAAAGCCTGAGCCGTATACAGACCGAGACCAGTTCCTCCGCCCGTGACAACAGCTACCAGGCCCGCAACGCTGAACAAATTCTCCATCTCGATGACGTCTGGCGTTGAATCGGTGGTCGAGTCCCCCTTCGCGTAATTATTGATGAGTACTGTGGAACTGTGCGTGACGAATTGGCAAAACACGCCCACTTTGTAAGATACGCTTTCGCGTTCTCGGGACAAGCAATCTCATGGCTCCTGAGAACGCCCAGGCACCGCGAGATGCTGTGTTGAGGATCTCGGCACCGATTGGATGCTACGGCGGCCGTTCGGCGCTCGGCGGCATCTTCACGGCATCCGGGGAGCAGCAGAGGGACTTGACGTTGTAGCAGGGCCGTATCGGCTGTTTCGGCCACCCGAGGTAGTGTGAGATTGTAGACTACTTTGGCCCCTTATGCCTACGCTCGGCCCGCTTGTGGATGATGTAGCAGCAGTGCTTGCGAGCGAGGCACAGTCGAAGATGTCGCCACGGTCAATCCCTGACCCGACCGTACCGCAGTCTCGTTCTAATGTAACTCAACTTCCATCTTGCAATTGCCGAACAACAACTTGCCCAGGGCAATCGGACTTCGGCTGATGAACCACAAGCACACCTGCAAGGCAGTTGTTGCACAATGAAATCCGTGATCAACCTCGCAAGGGCAGAGAACCAAGTCGTTCGAAAGGAACTCCTGGCAATATACAAGACCAGCATCCGACGGGAGCTCCGAGTCGACGTACGTAAAACTCAAACGACGCTGGCTGTGTCAGCGAATTGACAACAGCAGTCTCTCACGTACCCTGACGGTCTCGGTGGAAGCCGATCCCTTCGATCAGCGCTGGCCGGGTTCTTCAACCGCTGGCTTTGTCCAATTGAGCCCATCAAAGATGAGCACATTGCTGTCACTCCGGGAGCGACAAACTGCTTGGCAACCATTCTGAGCTGTACGTGCAGTCCCGGGGACACTGTCCTCATCCCCGGCTCTTACTGGAGTAAGTATACCTCGCAGAACATTCGGAGATTCTTCTGAAGTGTGAAATTGACAGATGGCTTTGACGTCCACTTTCCTTTGACGCCCAGAGTGGTGATTGTCAATCCCGCACCCAAAGATTCGCCCGCCAATGACATGGGCCCCGAGATTGTCGCCTCGCTAGAGGAGACCATACGCCAGCTATCGAGCACGAAGAAACCGCGCGCAATCGTCGTAACGAACCCTCACAACCCGACTGGACGCGTTTATGATCGGACTGTTTTGGAAGACTTGGCGATTCTATGCCAAAGACACAGCATGCTTCTAATCGTGGATGAAGTCTATGCCCTCAGTAGATGTGCGCCAACCAGAACCAAAGGCACGAGCTTCCGGTCTGCTGTATCGCTCGACCTGAATGCCCTAGGGGTGGACGCCAAACGTGTCGTCACGGTTTGGGGGACCAGCAAAGACTTTGGCAGTAGCGGCATCCGCATTGTAAGACCGCTGCTCCATTTTGCTCCGACTGCAGATTCCGTGACGATACTGACCGTCGCCCAGGGCTGTGCCATCACTCGAGACCCACGCCTGCAGAAAAATCTTGGCTTCCGAGCAACGCCCCAGATTTGCGCTCTCTCCAGCCTTGTCACGACGGGCTTACTGAACCACTCAAGCTTACCACATCTCATCCAAAGAAATCAAGAGTTCCTCGGAAAGGCATACAGAATTGTGGACAAATGGTGCACGTCGCACGAAGTCGATTTCGTACCGGCCGCGTACGGACTGTTTGTCCTGGCGCGACTTGCGCCTCTCGCCCAGACCGCCGAAGACGAGTGCGCGATGTGTGAGGCTTTGAGCGAGGTCGGGGTTCTCGTCGCGCCTGGCCAGCATTTTCACTGGAGAAGTTTTGGGTGGGCACGGATATGCTTTGCGGTTGAACCGGACACTCTCCGCGAGGCCCTTCGACGCATAGCAAGTGCGCTGAAGCTGGCACGGACTCCTGTTTCGCAACGTGCTCGAGGGAAAAATGGTCACAAAAAGCCAAACGTGTAGCAATATATCAACTCTTTCTCCATACTGCGCCTCCGTTACCAGAATACTCGAGCCTCGATGCCTCTCAGCAGTAGTTGAAGCCTTTCAGTATTTACAACAGCAAATCCAATGAGCCCTTGCACCCCACAACGTCCCAAAGGTCGGATAAGCggcgtcatcatcgtcaaggGATACACCCAATGAACGCCGACATTCGATTCTTTAGGTCTTCCAACAACGGCTGGAGAGTTTGACAGCGATCCGGCCAGCAGTCTTCCAGCTGTCGGTTGAGTGTGCGGACGAGTGCCAGAGCCTTCTCGAGTTCACTCCGCACAACTTGGCGCCACAGGACCGCGGCAGTCGACTCGTCGATCAAGAAGGATCCGAATTTCATTCTGGGGTGGGACGGCCGGGTTTCCGTGTCCAACGTGGTCGATTCTGGAGAGGGCTGCTGTCGAATGTTCTCCCCACATCCGCTCATTCCGAGGACAGAGCCGTAGATTTCAGACATCAGTTGCAGGGCCACGACGACCAGCATCTGGCAAGCTTTGCAGCGTCCGAAGGATCGAGACTCGGTGGCAGTGGCCAGCTGTCCCACTTGAGTCTTGAGAGTACCTAGCAGAACATCTGCACCAGTAGCCGGAGTCTCCATCAGCTGGAACAGTGTTGCAATGCTGCCTGAACACTTGTCGAACACCAGGCCCGTGGCGTGGTCGATGTGACTGTtagccgacgacgaaggtTGGAAGTCCTCTGTTGTCCAGCCGGGCGAAGTCTGTGGCGCAGATACCTGGCCAACGGGCTGCGGAAACGGGGCAAATGTTTGATCGAGCACATTGCCAGACACGGCATCCACGAGACCATCCACACCGGGCAGATGGTTCCCATATTGCGGGAAATCCATGAAGAGATCCTCACTGAGCAGACCGTCAGCCCAGTCGGCTGTAGGTTCAAATCCCACATGTGCAGCCGAACCGCTGCGACGTGGACTCGTGTGCTCGGAGGCGGGGTTTCCGGCAGATTTCGGCCGTGATCCTTCTGGTGCGCCCATCGCTCGCCCTCGACGACGAACGGTGGAGCACTTGCCCACCATGGAGTACTCATAGTGGCACCGCAGGTTGAGCTGAAGGCAACGAGAGCAGCCCGATCGCTCTCCCGAACACTTGACCTGGGTGACAACGTCAACATCGTGATTCCGACGTCTCTCACTCTTCGCCACTCACTTTACCGACATGGCAGTGCGTGCACGCACTCCGAAGACGCGCCGATGGTGGTCTTGGTGACATTGGCATCGTAGTGGCGTGCAGAAAAGCGAACCTCGGTGACACCAGAAGGATCATTTCGCGGGAAGCGAGCAACACCAAGGATGCCGCTCGCCCATACATGTCCAGACACGGCCCGTGGAGTGATCCCGGGCCAATGTTGTCTCGAGCAACGACCTTGATGGCAGCATCTGAATGCAGGGCTATACCAATGAGGAGGAAACATCCCTTTGCGCCTTGCGGCGGAGATGCAATGGGCCAGTCCGAGGGCTCTGGTCCAACAGGCAAGCGCGCGCACGAGTCCGTTGCCTGCACTGGTATTGCGCAAGTGCCCATGAACCCACACCCGCTGAGTCGGTCGGGCTGTGCTTCTGATGACGAGCGTGACTGGGCTGAGGTCACAAGCGACGAAGAACTAGGACCATCCCATGGGATCGCCACGTGGTTTTAGGTAACATCTAGAACTACCAGTCTACCACGTGGGTCAACATAAACTTTCCCGGTTTCACCACGTGGGGGCCCAGGCCAAATCTTATCGCCCGATTGCAGGACGGGACTCCAGGACCATCAAGGTGGCTCACGTCGGTGTCCGAGAGGGAGCACGCTCACATGCCGTGACCAAGGTAGAACCGCAGTAAGGTACGAAGCGGAGCCATCATGGtctggcggcggcggcgtctcGTACGAGGCCTCGCGTGGTCACTCCCGTCTCGTCCGAGCGGCCTGAGTATGTGTTCATCAGGCGGGGATTCCTGGTCAAAACAGCCGCTGGCCCGCGACCGCCTCGTGATTCGCGATCTCATCGACTCAGGAGGTCGAGACCAAGACGAACAAATGACATGGAGCCCGTCGAAGAGCAGGATGTTTTGCAACAAGCTCGACAACTCCTCCGTGAGGCGCCCCTGATAGGTATGAGGCTCGCCAAGCTCAACGGATCACGATGAGCCGCTGACGACACGCTGATGTCTCTCTCCAGACGGCCACAATGACTTTGCATACATCCTCCGAGGCTGGTTCGCTGGTACCCCGCAGATTCAGGAACAGGGACGCTATCGTTCAATTCCCATCGGCCAAACAGATGTCGAGCGTGTCAAGAAGAGCGGCCTCGGTGGTCAGTTCTGGAGCGCTTTCGTGCCGGCGGTAAGCCTCACGAATCGGACTGCTATCCTCGGGATGCATGACCTTGAGATGTGCTGTCCTTGAAATTCTACTAAACTGTCCCACAAGCCTCCCGAAGAACATGAGCCGCACCTCCGCGCCTTTCTGCACACCGTTCAGCAAATCGACTTGATCGCTCAAGTAATCGACTCGGCTCCAGACACCTTCGAGTTCGCCTACAGCGCCAAATCGATCACACGCATCTTCGGCACGGGCAAGATCGCCTGCCTCGTGGGGATCGAGGGCCTGCATCAGATCGGTGGAAGCATGGCTGCGCTCCGCCAACTCCACCGCCTGGGGGTGCGGTATGCAACCCTATGTCATGATACCAATAATGAGTTTGCAGACTCTGCCGTTCGTGATTTGGATGCTGCCCCGAAGCCGAGATAGGAACGTGTTGACTCGAGTGGCAGACGGCCCAACGGGCGCGGCACGGCGGCCTATCTCCGCGCGGATCGCAGGCCATCCGAGAGATGAATCGCATTGGAATGTATGGAAGCAAGTTCACCAATTGCGTCCGCTCCATGCTCATCACTTTCGCAGGATGATTGACCTCTCTCACACAAGCGACGACTGCCAACGACAGGTTCTGGCATTGTCACAAAGCCCTGTGATCTTCTCGCATTCGTCCTGGTAAGCCCTCTCGCCACGGTTTAGACGATCATGCCAGCCGCTCACCATGTGCTGCGTCAGCTACGCCCTCCGCGCCCACCCTCGTAACGTCAGTGACGACGTTCTCGCTCTGCTCAAGAAGAACAATGGGCTCATCATGATCACCTTCTTGCGAGAGCTTTCCGGCATCGACGAGCTTTCATCTCAAACCGCATCGTGCTCGACGGTTGTAGATCACATCGAGTACGCCGCCCGCTGCACCGGATGGGAACATGTTGGTGTGGGATCGGACTTCGATGGTATGCTCGAAGGTCCCACGGGACTCGACGACGTCACGGCATTCCCGTGTCTGATCGCGGAAATGCTCCGACGTGACATCAGTCGGGACCAGATGCAGATGGTCATGGGAGGCAACCTGTTGCGCGTACTGAAGGACGTGGAGGATCATGCTACTAGGCAGCGAAACGATGGTGCTTCGGTGCTGCAGGATACCGTCTTGCCGGTGTGGACGGAGGCGCAACGCGAGATGCTGTTGGCAAAGGGAGCAGAACGAGGCCTCGTTACTTCTGACACTTCCCAGACAGTCTAATTTGATGAGCGGACTCAGTTCCACCTTGAATACTTTCAAGCACTATCTGGTTCGTAGCGGCTTCATGTTAGAAGGAATACAAGCTGTATCTGTGCAAGATTTCGTGACGGCGTCGCCTCTTGCCTGTTCAAAACACTTCAATCAtcagaagaagagcagctcaTTCGCTCCGCCACCTCGTGAGCAAAGTCATCGATTGAACACGCCTGCATCATGCCCGTGACGGAAATGTCAAGTCCGGTCTGGGTCCTGAGCCAATTGCGCAGCTCAATCGCTACGAGCGAGTCGACTCCGCACTCGGAAAAGTCTTTCGAGGTATCGATGTGAGTTGCGCCAAACATCGTCTGAAGCTTGAGGTTGAGCTCATCGACGATCAGTTTCGATGCATCGTCCACAGCCACGCTGGACCGGAGTCTCGATGACAATCTGTCCGTCTTGCGCCCGAAATTCGCTGGTTGCTGCAGAAATCCTGATTCTGGtgccgatgaagacgacatGGCCTGATCCTGCAGGGTGGAGAACCGCTCGTCGCAGAGTAGAAAGTCTCTGGCCCAATGTGTGCCCGGATCTGCATTGATTC encodes:
- the ACCS1 gene encoding aminocyclopropane-1-carboxylate synthase-like protein (This protein is part of a gene cluster closely resembling the gliotoxin cluster found in A. fumigatus.), whose product is MKSVINLARAENQVVRKELLAIYKTSIRRELRVDSLTYPDGLGGSRSLRSALAGFFNRWLCPIEPIKDEHIAVTPGATNCLATILSCTCSPGDTVLIPGSYWNGFDVHFPLTPRVVIVNPAPKDSPANDMGPEIVASLEETIRQLSSTKKPRAIVVTNPHNPTGRVYDRTVLEDLAILCQRHSMLLIVDEVYALSRCAPTRTKGTSFRSAVSLDLNALGVDAKRVVTVWGTSKDFGSSGIRIGCAITRDPRLQKNLGFRATPQICALSSLVTTGLLNHSSLPHLIQRNQEFLGKAYRIVDKWCTSHEVDFVPAAYGLFVLARLAPLAQTAEDECAMCEALSEVGVLVAPGQHFHWRSFGWARICFAVEPDTLREALRRIASALKLARTPVSQRARGKNGHKKPNV
- the GliJ gene encoding dipeptidase (This protein is part of a gene cluster closely resembling the gliotoxin cluster found in A. fumigatus.): MEPVEEQDVLQQARQLLREAPLIDGHNDFAYILRGWFAGTPQIQEQGRYRSIPIGQTDVERVKKSGLGGQFWSAFVPAPPEEHEPHLRAFLHTVQQIDLIAQVIDSAPDTFEFAYSAKSITRIFGTGKIACLVGIEGLHQIGGSMAALRQLHRLGVRYATLCHDTNNEFADSATAQRARHGGLSPRGSQAIREMNRIGMMIDLSHTSDDCQRQVLALSQSPVIFSHSSCYALRAHPRNVSDDVLALLKKNNGLIMITFLRELSGIDELSSQTASCSTVVDHIEYAARCTGWEHVGVGSDFDGMLEGPTGLDDVTAFPCLIAEMLRRDISRDQMQMVMGGNLLRVLKDVEDHATRQRNDGASVLQDTVLPVWTEAQREMLLAKGAERGLVTSDTSQTV